A region of Halictus rubicundus isolate RS-2024b chromosome 17, iyHalRubi1_principal, whole genome shotgun sequence DNA encodes the following proteins:
- the Tret1 gene encoding trehalose transporter 1 isoform X1, which produces MWALQSTYLYVNCHGRSAKMLRQPRVSTPLELSVPQKSYTKVPTVERSSTINSGISLDCSSNTTIATTASPFNSQTALIVEKKSPSAGNNTGATPVTRYYEQNLRNTHQKALHGSRIYDPLDKDLDHGYKQLQPLLVGEQTPYTVVKGSTMSSQDVKSPKDPISHEKLHDEFEREPKPTLRYTSQVLAALSVSLGSMVVGYSSGYTSPALVSMRDNATSTFEVTDQMGSWIGSVMPLAALVGGIAGGPSIEYLGRKNTILGTAPPFIAAWLLIALATNVSMVLVGRIICGFCVGIASLSLPVYLGETLQPEVRGTLGLLPTALGNTGILLVFVAGMYINWRYLALLGACIPIPFMILMFMIPETPRWYISKGRTKNARKALQWLRGQDTDITEELTEVEKLHVDSSRHVVQSVLMELLNKNNLKPFMISVGLMFFQQFSGINAVVFYTVQIFEDAGSDIANLSAIIIGVVNFLSAFAAAIVIDKLGRKILLYISSVTMSLTLIMLGGFFYAKDVSQSDVSTIGWLPLVSLILYMIGFSLGFGPIPWLMMGEILPAKIRGTAASVVTAFNWTCTFVVTKAYMDIVLHLGAYGTFWLFGAIVLIGLFFVIFCVPETRGRSLEEIEKRFTGPVRRMSALVNMKPTPMSL; this is translated from the exons ATGTGGGCCCTGCAGTCGACTTATCTCTACGTTAATTGTCACGGACGCAGCGCTAAAATGCTTCGTCAGCCACGAGTGTCTACGCCGCTG GAGCTAAGCGTTCCGCAGAAGAGTTACACGAAGGTGCCTACGGTCGAAAGATCGTCGACGATCAATTCGGGCATCAGCCTCGATTGCTCGTCGAACACCACCATCGCGACAACCGCGAGCCCATTCAACAGCCAGACCGCTCTGATCGTCGAGAAGAAGAGCCCTTCGGCAGGCAACAACACCGGCGCAACACCCGTCACCCGTTATTATGAACAAAACCTGAGGAACACCCACCAGAAGGCCCTGCACGGGTCTCGCATCTACGACCCCCTCGACAAAGACCTAGACCACGGTTACAAACAGCTACAGCCGTTGTTGGTCGGCGAGCAAACACCCTACACGGTAGTCAAAGGGTCCACGATGAGCTCTCAGGATGTCAAGTCGCCGAAGGACCCGATCAGCCACGAGAAACTACACGACGAGTTCGAGAGGGAGCCGAAGCCGACCTTGCGATACACTTCACAG GTGCTGGCAGCCTTGTCGGTGTCGCTAGGCTCGATGGTGGTTGGCTACTCCAGCGGGTACACCTCCCCCGCGCTGGTTTCCATGCGTGACAATGCCACGAGCACGTTCGAGGTTACGGATCAGATG GGCTCGTGGATCGGCTCCGTGATGCCTCTCGCTGCTCTCGTTGGCGGCATAGCAGGTGGACCCAGCATCGAGTACCTTGGCAGGAAGAACACTATACTTGGCACCGCGCCGCCCTTCATCGCAG CTTGGCTACTGATCGCATTGGCAACGAATGTCTCGATGGTACTCGTTGGTAGGATCATCTGCGGCTTCTGCGTTGGTATTGCTTCCTTGTCTCTACCCGTGTACTTAGGCGAAACGCTGCAGCCTGAGGTGCGAGGCACTTTGGGACTCCTACCAACCGCCCTCGGTAACACAG GGATTCTACTTGTTTTCGTGGCGGGCATGTACATAAACTGGAGATACCTCGCGCTTCTGGGCGCGTGTATTCCGATTCCGTTCATGATCCTGATGTTCATGATCCCCGAGACGCCGAGATGGTACATCTCGAAGGGAAGAACGAAGAATGCCCGTAAAGCGTTGCAATGGCTGCGGGGTCAGGACACCGACATCACCGAGGAGCTGACCGAGGTGGAGAAGTTGCACGTCGACAGCTCCAGGCACGTAGTGCAGAGCGTCTTGATGGAGCTGTTGAACAAGAACAACCTGAAGCCGTTCATGATCTCTGTGGGCCTGATGTTCTTCCAGCAGTTCTCCGGTATCAACGCGGTGGTGTTCTACACGGTGCAAATCTTCGAG GATGCCGGCAGCGACATCGCGAACCTCTCAGCGATCATCATCGGGGTCGTGAACTTCCTCTCGGCGTTCGCCGCGGCGATCGTGATCGACAAGCTTGGCAGAAAGATACTGCTGTACATCAGCTCGGTGACGATGAGCCTGACCCTGATCATGCTCGGTGGTTTCTTCTACGCGAAGGACGTGTCGCAATCGGACGTGTCGACGATCGGCTGGCTGCCCCTGGTCAGCTTGATCCTCTACATGATCGGTTTCTCGCTCGGGTTCGGACCGATCCCGTGGCTGATGATGGGCGAGATCTTGCCGGCGAAGATCCGCGGTACGGCGGCCAGCGTGGTCACCGCCTTCAACTGGACCTGCACGTTCGTCGTGACCAAAGCGTACATGGACATCGTGTTGCATCTCGGGGCGTACGGCACCTTCTGGCTGTTCGGCGCGATCGTGCTGATCGGCCTCTTCTTCGTCATCTTCTGCGTGCCGGAGACCCGTGGACGATCCCTCGAGGAGATCGAGAAGAGATTCACCGGTCCCGTGCGGCGAATGAGCGCGCTGGTCAACATGAAGCCCACGCCGATGTCCTTGTAA
- the Tret1 gene encoding trehalose transporter 1 isoform X2, whose product MSGSQRRQMMKKWPLCLVPPSRAKELSVPQKSYTKVPTVERSSTINSGISLDCSSNTTIATTASPFNSQTALIVEKKSPSAGNNTGATPVTRYYEQNLRNTHQKALHGSRIYDPLDKDLDHGYKQLQPLLVGEQTPYTVVKGSTMSSQDVKSPKDPISHEKLHDEFEREPKPTLRYTSQVLAALSVSLGSMVVGYSSGYTSPALVSMRDNATSTFEVTDQMGSWIGSVMPLAALVGGIAGGPSIEYLGRKNTILGTAPPFIAAWLLIALATNVSMVLVGRIICGFCVGIASLSLPVYLGETLQPEVRGTLGLLPTALGNTGILLVFVAGMYINWRYLALLGACIPIPFMILMFMIPETPRWYISKGRTKNARKALQWLRGQDTDITEELTEVEKLHVDSSRHVVQSVLMELLNKNNLKPFMISVGLMFFQQFSGINAVVFYTVQIFEDAGSDIANLSAIIIGVVNFLSAFAAAIVIDKLGRKILLYISSVTMSLTLIMLGGFFYAKDVSQSDVSTIGWLPLVSLILYMIGFSLGFGPIPWLMMGEILPAKIRGTAASVVTAFNWTCTFVVTKAYMDIVLHLGAYGTFWLFGAIVLIGLFFVIFCVPETRGRSLEEIEKRFTGPVRRMSALVNMKPTPMSL is encoded by the exons GAGCTAAGCGTTCCGCAGAAGAGTTACACGAAGGTGCCTACGGTCGAAAGATCGTCGACGATCAATTCGGGCATCAGCCTCGATTGCTCGTCGAACACCACCATCGCGACAACCGCGAGCCCATTCAACAGCCAGACCGCTCTGATCGTCGAGAAGAAGAGCCCTTCGGCAGGCAACAACACCGGCGCAACACCCGTCACCCGTTATTATGAACAAAACCTGAGGAACACCCACCAGAAGGCCCTGCACGGGTCTCGCATCTACGACCCCCTCGACAAAGACCTAGACCACGGTTACAAACAGCTACAGCCGTTGTTGGTCGGCGAGCAAACACCCTACACGGTAGTCAAAGGGTCCACGATGAGCTCTCAGGATGTCAAGTCGCCGAAGGACCCGATCAGCCACGAGAAACTACACGACGAGTTCGAGAGGGAGCCGAAGCCGACCTTGCGATACACTTCACAG GTGCTGGCAGCCTTGTCGGTGTCGCTAGGCTCGATGGTGGTTGGCTACTCCAGCGGGTACACCTCCCCCGCGCTGGTTTCCATGCGTGACAATGCCACGAGCACGTTCGAGGTTACGGATCAGATG GGCTCGTGGATCGGCTCCGTGATGCCTCTCGCTGCTCTCGTTGGCGGCATAGCAGGTGGACCCAGCATCGAGTACCTTGGCAGGAAGAACACTATACTTGGCACCGCGCCGCCCTTCATCGCAG CTTGGCTACTGATCGCATTGGCAACGAATGTCTCGATGGTACTCGTTGGTAGGATCATCTGCGGCTTCTGCGTTGGTATTGCTTCCTTGTCTCTACCCGTGTACTTAGGCGAAACGCTGCAGCCTGAGGTGCGAGGCACTTTGGGACTCCTACCAACCGCCCTCGGTAACACAG GGATTCTACTTGTTTTCGTGGCGGGCATGTACATAAACTGGAGATACCTCGCGCTTCTGGGCGCGTGTATTCCGATTCCGTTCATGATCCTGATGTTCATGATCCCCGAGACGCCGAGATGGTACATCTCGAAGGGAAGAACGAAGAATGCCCGTAAAGCGTTGCAATGGCTGCGGGGTCAGGACACCGACATCACCGAGGAGCTGACCGAGGTGGAGAAGTTGCACGTCGACAGCTCCAGGCACGTAGTGCAGAGCGTCTTGATGGAGCTGTTGAACAAGAACAACCTGAAGCCGTTCATGATCTCTGTGGGCCTGATGTTCTTCCAGCAGTTCTCCGGTATCAACGCGGTGGTGTTCTACACGGTGCAAATCTTCGAG GATGCCGGCAGCGACATCGCGAACCTCTCAGCGATCATCATCGGGGTCGTGAACTTCCTCTCGGCGTTCGCCGCGGCGATCGTGATCGACAAGCTTGGCAGAAAGATACTGCTGTACATCAGCTCGGTGACGATGAGCCTGACCCTGATCATGCTCGGTGGTTTCTTCTACGCGAAGGACGTGTCGCAATCGGACGTGTCGACGATCGGCTGGCTGCCCCTGGTCAGCTTGATCCTCTACATGATCGGTTTCTCGCTCGGGTTCGGACCGATCCCGTGGCTGATGATGGGCGAGATCTTGCCGGCGAAGATCCGCGGTACGGCGGCCAGCGTGGTCACCGCCTTCAACTGGACCTGCACGTTCGTCGTGACCAAAGCGTACATGGACATCGTGTTGCATCTCGGGGCGTACGGCACCTTCTGGCTGTTCGGCGCGATCGTGCTGATCGGCCTCTTCTTCGTCATCTTCTGCGTGCCGGAGACCCGTGGACGATCCCTCGAGGAGATCGAGAAGAGATTCACCGGTCCCGTGCGGCGAATGAGCGCGCTGGTCAACATGAAGCCCACGCCGATGTCCTTGTAA
- the Tret1 gene encoding trehalose transporter 1 isoform X3, with amino-acid sequence MKILMRADTHVNIHVPGNQPIAKCTFTQVLAALSVSLGSMVVGYSSGYTSPALVSMRDNATSTFEVTDQMGSWIGSVMPLAALVGGIAGGPSIEYLGRKNTILGTAPPFIAAWLLIALATNVSMVLVGRIICGFCVGIASLSLPVYLGETLQPEVRGTLGLLPTALGNTGILLVFVAGMYINWRYLALLGACIPIPFMILMFMIPETPRWYISKGRTKNARKALQWLRGQDTDITEELTEVEKLHVDSSRHVVQSVLMELLNKNNLKPFMISVGLMFFQQFSGINAVVFYTVQIFEDAGSDIANLSAIIIGVVNFLSAFAAAIVIDKLGRKILLYISSVTMSLTLIMLGGFFYAKDVSQSDVSTIGWLPLVSLILYMIGFSLGFGPIPWLMMGEILPAKIRGTAASVVTAFNWTCTFVVTKAYMDIVLHLGAYGTFWLFGAIVLIGLFFVIFCVPETRGRSLEEIEKRFTGPVRRMSALVNMKPTPMSL; translated from the exons ATGAAGATTCTTATGCGAGCGGACACCCATGTGAACATCCACGTACCGGGCAACCAGCCAATCGCCAAGTGCACCTTCACTCAG GTGCTGGCAGCCTTGTCGGTGTCGCTAGGCTCGATGGTGGTTGGCTACTCCAGCGGGTACACCTCCCCCGCGCTGGTTTCCATGCGTGACAATGCCACGAGCACGTTCGAGGTTACGGATCAGATG GGCTCGTGGATCGGCTCCGTGATGCCTCTCGCTGCTCTCGTTGGCGGCATAGCAGGTGGACCCAGCATCGAGTACCTTGGCAGGAAGAACACTATACTTGGCACCGCGCCGCCCTTCATCGCAG CTTGGCTACTGATCGCATTGGCAACGAATGTCTCGATGGTACTCGTTGGTAGGATCATCTGCGGCTTCTGCGTTGGTATTGCTTCCTTGTCTCTACCCGTGTACTTAGGCGAAACGCTGCAGCCTGAGGTGCGAGGCACTTTGGGACTCCTACCAACCGCCCTCGGTAACACAG GGATTCTACTTGTTTTCGTGGCGGGCATGTACATAAACTGGAGATACCTCGCGCTTCTGGGCGCGTGTATTCCGATTCCGTTCATGATCCTGATGTTCATGATCCCCGAGACGCCGAGATGGTACATCTCGAAGGGAAGAACGAAGAATGCCCGTAAAGCGTTGCAATGGCTGCGGGGTCAGGACACCGACATCACCGAGGAGCTGACCGAGGTGGAGAAGTTGCACGTCGACAGCTCCAGGCACGTAGTGCAGAGCGTCTTGATGGAGCTGTTGAACAAGAACAACCTGAAGCCGTTCATGATCTCTGTGGGCCTGATGTTCTTCCAGCAGTTCTCCGGTATCAACGCGGTGGTGTTCTACACGGTGCAAATCTTCGAG GATGCCGGCAGCGACATCGCGAACCTCTCAGCGATCATCATCGGGGTCGTGAACTTCCTCTCGGCGTTCGCCGCGGCGATCGTGATCGACAAGCTTGGCAGAAAGATACTGCTGTACATCAGCTCGGTGACGATGAGCCTGACCCTGATCATGCTCGGTGGTTTCTTCTACGCGAAGGACGTGTCGCAATCGGACGTGTCGACGATCGGCTGGCTGCCCCTGGTCAGCTTGATCCTCTACATGATCGGTTTCTCGCTCGGGTTCGGACCGATCCCGTGGCTGATGATGGGCGAGATCTTGCCGGCGAAGATCCGCGGTACGGCGGCCAGCGTGGTCACCGCCTTCAACTGGACCTGCACGTTCGTCGTGACCAAAGCGTACATGGACATCGTGTTGCATCTCGGGGCGTACGGCACCTTCTGGCTGTTCGGCGCGATCGTGCTGATCGGCCTCTTCTTCGTCATCTTCTGCGTGCCGGAGACCCGTGGACGATCCCTCGAGGAGATCGAGAAGAGATTCACCGGTCCCGTGCGGCGAATGAGCGCGCTGGTCAACATGAAGCCCACGCCGATGTCCTTGTAA
- the LOC143362411 gene encoding diphthamide biosynthesis protein 3-like isoform X2, whose amino-acid sequence MTMYHDEVEIEDFEYDEDQEVYYYPCPCGDQFQISKAELAAGEEEATCPSCSLVIKVIYDKEAFTAKQEELAKIEEKELVAQEA is encoded by the coding sequence ATGACTATGTATCAcgatgaagtagaaattgagGATTTCGAATACGACGAGGACCAGGAGGTTTACTACTATCCGTGTCCATGCGGCGATCAGTTTCAAATATCGAAAGCAGAATTGGCCGCTGGCGAGGAAGAAGCGACATGTCCATCCTGTTCCTTGGTTATTAAGGTAATCTACGACAAGGAAGCATTCACAGCTAAGCAGGAGGAGCTTGCGAAGATCGAGGAGAAAGAACTCGTGGCGCAGGAAGCTTGA
- the LOC143362411 gene encoding DNA-directed RNA polymerase III subunit RPC7-like isoform X1 encodes MANRGRGRGKPTMSISTDQLGFSKGEALPPPVLQPPPKYPPLEHKAWPPVITTEMSYLLELKREFAEYMRESPNNVLPLVIKKDIERYSDRYQDLITDKSSYAIRYDWSRMPAELKPQTKKRKGQSSSTPKKKQKAVDVETKLQELEKKEALQPSDAEEEEKEEEDGEEKDDEHAEDEEEDLHLQMDEEMDEGTDYVNNYFDNGEGYDEEDDNLDDGPIY; translated from the coding sequence ATGGCGAACCGTGGCAGAGGCAGAGGCAAGCCGACCATGTCCATCAGCACGGACCAGCTAGGCTTTTCCAAAGGAGAAGCCTTGCCACCGCCGGTTCTGCAGCCTCCACCAAAGTATCCTCCACTGGAGCACAAAGCGTGGCCTCCTGTTATAACCACAGAGATGAGTTACCTGCTAGAACTGAAGAGGGAGTTTGCGGAATACATGAGGGAGTCACCGAATAATGTTTTACCGTTGGTTATTAAAAAAGACATCGAGAGGTACTCGGATAGGTATCAGGACTTGATAACGGATAAGAGTAGCTACGCGATAAGGTACGACTGGAGTAGAATGCCAGCGGAATTGAAGCCCCAGACGAAGAAGCGTAAGGGGCAGAGTTCGTCTACGCCTAAGAAGAAACAAAAGGCCGTGGACGTTGAAACCAAACTGCAGGAATTAGAGAAGAAGGAGGCCTTGCAGCCCAGCGacgcggaggaggaggagaaagaagaagaggatggCGAGGAGAAGGACGACGAGCATGccgaggacgaggaggaggatcTGCACCTGCAGATGGACGAAGAGATGGACGAGGGAACCGACTACGTAAACAATTACTTCGACAACGGAGAGGGTTACGACGAGGAAGACGATAACTTAGACGATGGACCTATttattaa